From Halichoerus grypus chromosome 6, mHalGry1.hap1.1, whole genome shotgun sequence, one genomic window encodes:
- the LOC118539589 gene encoding transcription factor 20 isoform X1, giving the protein MQSFREQSSYHGDQQSYPQEVHGSSRIEEFSPRQAQMFQNFGGTGGGGGGGGSSGGGGGGGRRGTAAAAAMASETSGHQGYQGFRKEAGDFYYMAGSKDPVTTGTPQPPQRRPSGPVQSYGPPQGSSFGNQYGSEGHVGPFQAQHSALGGVSHYQQDYTGPFSPGSSAQYPQQASSQQQQAQQLRQQLYQSHQPLPQATSQPASGSSHLQPMPRPSTLPSSAAGYQLRVGQFGQHYQSSSTAASSSFPSPQRFSQSGQSYDGSYSVNAGSQYEGHGVGSNAQAYGTQSNYSYQPQSMKSFEQAKMPPGPQQGPQQGPQPAQQPPQHPPQHVMQYANAAAKLPLQAQVGQYSQPEVPVRSPMQFHQNFSPISNPSPAASVVQSPSCSSTPSPLMQGGENLQCGQGSVPMGSRNRILQLMPQLSPTPSMMPSPNSHAAGFKGFGLEGVPEKRLTDPGLSSLSALSTQVANLPNTVQHMLLSDALTPQKKTSKRPSSSSKKADSCTNSEGSSQPEEQLKSPMAESLDGGCSSSSEDQGERVRQLSGQSTSSDTTYKGGASEKAGSSPAQGTQNEAPRLNASPAAREEAASPGAKDTPLSSEGNPKVNEKTVGVIVSREAMTGRVEKPGGQDKGSQEDDPSAAQRPPSTGGAKETSHPSVPQQEPPGGGSKGNKNVDNNSNHNGEGNGQGGHSAMGPGFIGRSEPSKSPGSLRYSYKDSFGSAVPRNVSSFPQYPTGQDKGDFSGHGERKGRNEKFPSLLQEVLQGYHHHPDRRYSRSTQEHQGMAGGLEGATRPNVLVSQTNELASRGLLNKSIGSLLENPHWGPWERKSSGTAPEMKQINLADYPIPRKFEIEPQSSAHEPGGSLSERRSVICDISPLRQIVRDPGAHSLGHMGADTRLGRSERLNPSLSQSVILPGGLVSMETKLKSQSGQIKEEDFEQSKSQASFNNKKSGDHCHAASVKHESYRGNASPGAAHDSISDYGPQDSRPTPMRRVPGRVSGREGMRGRSPSQYHDFSEKLKMSPGRSRGPGGDPHHMNPHMTFSERANRSSLHAPFSPNSESLASAYHTNTRAHAYGDPSAGLNSQLHYKRQMYQQQQEEYKDWSSSSAQGVIAAAQHRQEGPRKSPRQQQFLDRVRSPLKNDKDGMMYGPPMGTYHDPSGQEGGRCLMSSDGLSNKGIELKHGSQKLQQESCWDLSRQTSPAKSSGPPGMSNQKRYGPPHEADGHGLSDTPQSSKPSNVMLRLPGQEDHSSQNPLIMRRRVRSFISPIPSKRQSQDVKNSNTEDKGRLLHPPKEGADRAFNSYAHLSHSQDVKSVPKRESAKDLPSPDSRNCPAVTLTSPAKTKILPPRKGRGLKLEAIVQKITSPNIRRSASSNSAEAGGDTVTLDDILSLKSGPPEGGSVAVQDAEMEKRKGELVSDLVCPTSQELNTEKPLPRSAEEWRGSGDDKVKTETHPDTVTAGKDPPGTVTSATSQKPGSNQGRPDGSLGGTAPLIFPDSKNVPPAGVSAPEANPKAEEKDNDTVTISPKQEGFPPKGYFPSGKKKGRPIGSVNKQKKQQPPPPPPQPPQIPEASADGEPKPKKQRQRRERRKPGAQPRKRKTKQAVPIVEPQEPEIKLKYATQPLDKTDAKNKSFFPYIHVVNKCELGAVCTIINAEEEEQTKLVRGRKGQRSLTPPPSSTESKALPASSFVLQGPVVTESSVMGHLVCCLCGKWASYRNMGDLFGPFYPQDYAATLPKNPPAKRATEMQSKVKVRHKSASNGCKTDTEEEEEQLQKEQRSLAAHPRFKRRHRSEDCGGGPRALSRGLPCKKATAEGSSEKTALDSKPSVPTTSEGGPELELQIPELPLDSNEFWVHEGCILWANGIYLVCGRLYGLQEALEIAREMKCSHCQEAGATLGCYNKGCSFRYHYPCAIDADCLLHEENFSVRCPKHKPPLPFPLPPLQNKTAKGSLSTEQSERG; this is encoded by the coding sequence ATGCAGTCCTTCCGGGAGCAAAGCAGTTACCACGGAGACCAGCAGAGCTACCCACAGGAGGTACACGGCTCATCCCGGATAGAGGAGTTCAGCCCGCGTCAGGCCCAGATGTTCCAGAATTTTGGGGGCAcaggcggcggtggcggcggcggcggcagcagcggtggtggtggtggcggtgggcGACGGGGaacggcggcggcagcagcgatGGCTAGCGAAACCTCTGGCCATCAGGGCTACCAGGGTTTCAGGAAAGAGGCCGGAGACTTTTACTACATGGCAGGCAGCAAAGACCCCGTGACGACAGGAACCCCGCAGCCGCCTCAGCGAAGGCCTTCGGGGCCCGTGCAGAGCTACGGACCCCCCCAGGGGAGCAGCTTTGGCAATCAGTACGGGAGCGAGGGCCACGTGGGCCCGTTTCAAGCACAGCACTCTGCCCTTGGCGGTGTGTCTCATTACCAGCAGGATTACACGGGCCCTTTCTCTCCCGGGAGCAGTGCTCAGTACCCGCAGCAGGCTTCCAGCCAGCAGCAGCAGGCACAGCAGTTGAGACAGCAGCTTTACCAGTCCCATCAGCCTCTGCCGCAAGCCACCAGCCAGCCGGCGTCTGGGTCGTCCCATCTGCAGCCGATGCCGCGGCCCTCGACGCTGCCGTCCTCCGCTGCCGGTTACCAGCTGCGCGTGGGTCAGTTCGGCCAACACTACCAGTCCTCCTCcaccgccgcctcctcctccttcccttctccgcAGCGCTTCAGCCAGTCCGGCCAGAGCTACGACGGCAGTTACAGTGTGAACGCAGGCTCCCAGTACGAGGGCCACGGCGTGGGTTCTAACGCCCAGGCCTATGGAACACAGTCCAATTACAGCTATCAGCCTCAGTCTATGAAAAGTTTCGAGCAGGCGAAGATGCCGCCGGGCCCGCAGCAGGGGCCGCAGCAGGGGCCGCAGCCAGCGCAGCAGCCGCCCCAGCACCCCCCCCAGCATGTGATGCAGTACGCCAACGCTGCCGCCAAGCTGCCCCTGCAGGCCCAGGTGGGGCAGTACAGCCAGCCTGAGGTTCCCGTGAGGTCCCCCATGCAGTTCCACCAGAACTTCAGCCCCATCTCGAACCCTTCCCCAGCGGCCTCTGTGGTTCAGTCTCCAAGCTGTAGCTCCACCCCGTCTCCTCTGATGCAGGGTGGGGAGAACCTCCAGTGCGGGCAAGGCAGCGTGCCCATGGGCTCCAGGAACAGGATTTTACAGTTGATGCCCCAGCTCAGCCCGACCCCCTCAATGATGCCCAGTCCTAATTCTCATGCCGCGGGCTTCAAAGGGTTTGGACTAGAAGGAGTGCCGGAAAAGCGACTGACGGATCCTGGGCTGAGTAGTTTGAGCGCCCTGAGTACTCAAGTGGCCAATCTTCCAAATACTGTGCAGCACATGCTACTCTCCGATGCCCTGACCCCTCAGAAGAAGACCTCCAAGAGGCCCTCCTCCTCTTCTAAGAAAGCAGACAGCTGCACAAACTCCGAAGGCTCCTCACAGCCTGAAGAACAACTGAAGTCCCCCATGGCCGAGTCGCTGGATGGAGGTTGCTCCAGCAGCTCCGAGGACCAAGGCGAGCGTGTGAGGCAGTTAAGTGGCCAGAGCACCAGCTCCGACACCACGTACAAGGGCGGGGCCTCCGAAAAAGCTGGCTCCTCCCCGGCACAAGGCACTCAGAACGAAGCCCCCAGACTCAACGCCAGTCCCGCGGCCAGAGAAGAGGCTGCCTCGCCGGGTGCTAAGGACACACCGCTGTCGTCCGAGGGCAACCCCAAAGTCAATGAGAAGACCGTTGGGGTGATTGTCTCCCGGGAAGCCATGACAGGTCGGGTAGAAAAGCCTGGTGGGCAAGATAAAGGCTCCCAAGAGGATGATCCCTCAGCTGCTCAGAGGCCCCCCAGCACTGGAGGGGCAAAGGAAACCAGTCACCCGTCAGTCCCACAGCAAGAGCCCCCCGGGGGAGggagcaaaggaaacaagaatGTAGATAATAACTCCAACCACAATGGAGAGGGGAACGGCCAGGGCGGGCACTCTGCGATGGGCCCCGGTTTTATAGGCAGGAGTGAGCCTAGCAAATCTCCTGGAAGCCTGCGCTATAGTTACAAAGATAGTTTCGGCTCAGCCGTGCCGAGAAACGTCAGTAGCTTTCCTCAGTATCCTACAGGACAAGATAAGGGGGATTTCTCTGGCCACGGGGAGCGAAAGGGGAGAAATGAGAAGTTCCCCAGCCTGCTGCAGGAAGTGCTTCAGGGTTACCACCACCATCCTGACCGGAGATATTCTAGGAGTACTCAGGAGCATCAGGGCATGGCTGGTGGCCTGGAAGGAGCCACGAGGCCTAATGTCTTGGTCAGTCAAACCAATGAGTTAGCTAGCAGGGGCCTTTTGAACAAAAGCATCGGGTCCCTATTAGAAAACCCACACTGGGGCCCTTGGGAGAGGAAGTCAAGCGGCACGGCTCCCGAAATGAAACAGATCAATTTGGCTGACTATCCAATTCCCAGAAAGTTTGAAATAGAGCCTCAGTCATCGGCCCATGAGCCCGGGGGTTCCCTCTCTGAAAGAAGATCAGTGATCTGTGATATTTCTCCACTAAGACAGATTGTCAGGGACCCGGGGGCTCACTCACTGGGACACATGGGTGCCGACACCAGACTTGGGAGGAGTGAACGGCTCAATCCAAGTTTAAGTCAGTCAGTCATTCTTCCAGGTGGGTTGGTATCCATGGAAACAAAGCTGAAATCCCAGAGCGGGCAGATAAAAGAGGAAGACTTTGAACAATCCAAATCGCAAGCTAGTTTCAACAACAAGAAGTCTGGAGACCACTGCCATGCTGCTAGCGTCAAGCACGAGTCTTACCGAGGCAATGCTAGCCCTGGGGCGGCCCACGATTCCATCTCAGACTACGGCCCCCAAGACAGCAGACCCACGCCAATGCGGCGGGTCCCTGGCAGAGTCAGTGGTCGGGAGGGCATGAGGGGTCGGTCCCCTTCGCAGTATCATGACTTCTCAGAAAAACTGAAGATGTCtcctgggaggagcagaggcccAGGCGGAGACCCTCATCACATGAACCCGCACATGACCTTTTCAGAGAGGGCCAACCGGAGTTCTTTACACGCTCCCTTCTCTCCCAACTCGGAAAGCCTGGCCTCTGCTTACCACACCAACACTCGGGCTCATGCTTATGGGGACCCCAGTGCAGGCTTGAACTCTCAGCTCCATTACAAGAGACAGATGTACCAACAGCAACAAGAGGAATATAAAGACTGGAGCAGCAGTTCTGCTCAGGGAGTGATTGCCGCAGCACAGCACAGGCAGGAGGGACCACGGAAGAGCCCAAGGCAGCAGCAGTTTCTTGACAGAGTGCGGAGCCCCCTGAAAAATGACAAAGATGGTATGATGTATGGCCCACCGATGGGGACTTACCATGACCCCAGCGGTCAGGAAGGGGGGCGCTGCCTCATGTCTAGTGATGGTCTGTCTAACAAAGGCATCGAATTGAAGCATGGCTCCCAGAAGTTGCAACAAGAATCTTGTTGGGATCTTTCTCGGCAGACTTCTCCAGCCAAAAGCAGCGGTCCTCCGGGAATGTCCAATCAGAAGAGGTATGGGCCGCCCCACGAGGCTGACGGACACGGGCTCTCCGACACGCCGCAGTCATCCAAACCCAGTAATGTTATGCTCAGGCTTCCAGGCCAAGAGGATCATTCGTCTCAAAACCCCTTAATCATGCGGAGGCGGGTGCGTTCCTTTATCTCTCCCATTCCCAGCAAGAGGCAGTCACAAGATGTGAAGAACAGTAACACCGAAGATAAAGGGCGCCTCCTTCACCCACCAAAAGAAGGCGCCGATAGAGCATTCAATTCCTATGCGCATCTTTCTCACAGTCAGGATGTCAAATCTGTCCCTAAGAGAGAATCCGCCAAGGACCTTCCAAGTCCAGATAGTAGAAACTGCCCCGCTGTTACCCTTACAAGTCCTGCTAAGACCAAAATACTGCCCCCCCGGAAAGGCCGGGGGTTGAAATTGGAAGCTATAGTTCAGAAGATCACATCCCCCAATATTAGGAGGAGTGCATCCTCGAACAGCGCGGAGGCTGGGGGAGACACGGTCACTCTCGATGACATACTGTCTTTGAAGAGCGGCCCTCCCGAAGGCGGGAGCGTTGCTGTTCAGGATGCcgagatggagaagagaaaaggtgAGCTGGTGTCTGACCTAGTGTGTCCGACAAGCCAGGAGTTGAACACTGAAAAGCCCCTGCCAAGGTCTGCAGAGGAGTGGCGCGGCAGTGGGGACGACAaagtgaagacagagacacatCCAGACACGGTCACTGCTGGAAAGGACCCCCCTGGCACCGTGACATCCGCGACCTCACAGAAGCCTGGGAGTAACCAAGGGAGACCAGATGGTTCCCTTGGTGGGACTGCACCTTTAATCTTTCCTGACTCAAAGAATGTACCTCCCGCGGGCGTATCGGCCCCTGAGGCAAACCCCAAGGCTGAAGAGAAAGACAACGACACAGTGACAATTTCCCCCAAACAAGAGGGTTTCCCCCCGAAGGGGTACTTCCCCTCAGGAAAGAAGAAGGGGCGACCCATTGGTAGCGTGAACAAGCAAAAGAAGCAGCAACCACCGCCtccacccccacagcccccccAGATACCAGAAGCTTCCGCAGATGGAGAGCCAAAGCCaaaaaagcagaggcagaggcggGAGAGAAGGAAGCCTGGGGCACAGCCGAGGAAGCGGAAAACCAAACAAGCAGTCCCCATTGTGGAGCCCCAAGAACCGGAGATCAAACTGAAGTATGCCACCCAGCCACTGGATAAAACCGATGCCAAGAACAAGTCTTTTTTCCCTTATATCCATGTAGTAAATAAGTGTGAACTTGGAGCCGTTTGTACAATCATCAATGCCGAAGAGGAAGAACAGACCAAATTGGTGAGGGGCCGGAAGGGGCAGAGGTCTCTGACCCCGCCACCCAGCAGCACTGAAAGCAAGGCGCTCCCAGCTTCGTCCTTCGTGCTGCAGGGCCCTGTTGTGACCGAGTCTTCtgttatggggcacctggtttGCTGTCTGTGTGGCAAGTGGGCCAGTTACCGGAACATGGGCGACCTCTTTGGACCCTTTTATCCGCAAGATTATGCAGCCACTCTCCCGAAGAACCCGCCTGCCAAGCGGGCCACGGAGATGCAGAGCAAAGTGAAGGTACGGCACAAAAGCGCTTCGAATGGCTGCAAGACGGacactgaggaggaggaggagcagcttCAGAAGGAGCAGAGGAGCCTGGCCGCCCACCCCAGGTTTAAGCGGCGACACCGCTCGGAAGACTGTGGCGGAGGCCCTCGGGCCCTGTCCCGGGGGCTCCCTTGTAAGAAAGCCACCGCCGAGGGCAGCAGCGAAAAGACTGCTTTGGACTCAAAGCCCTCCGTGCCCACCACTTCAGAAGGTGGCCCCGAGCTGGAGTTACAAATCCCTGAACTACCTCTTGACAGCAATGAATTTTGGGTCCATGAGGGTTGTATTCTCTGGGCCAATGGAATCTACCTGGTCTGTGGCCGGCTCTACGGCCTGCAGGAGGCGCTGGAAATAGCCAGAGAGATG